A window of Pomacea canaliculata isolate SZHN2017 linkage group LG3, ASM307304v1, whole genome shotgun sequence contains these coding sequences:
- the LOC112560160 gene encoding uncharacterized protein LOC112560160 isoform X1 has protein sequence MTLKRETPAPAHHTVNTTKKKKNLVSLLTLERVKRRWQKAVQVVITVQRVAGIAEALRHPDHAKTFIDITEEEYSRYRQTVMGTAFSSGLTLKETMLSHHVCRILSTPPVHRSDEDIRKVVNGLRFIREFTAYPPHVQTQLARIGWYCKVQPNRIIIRQGQPPDACYFILGGQGAGSAVQQSAGTHCGVENNGPHVVGTWRGLPRHLPGPQDSSQHHPRPYQVSGEVDLMKGWPMSELYDNPSYCRTLYFRKRPSSVQILSSPGTIRLS, from the exons ATGACCTTAAAAAGAGAAACGCCGGCACCCGCACATCACACCGTGAACACcacgaagaaaaagaaaaatcttgtgTCATTGCTGACACTCGAAAGG GTCAAGCGCCGCTGGCAAAAGGCTGTACAGGTCGTCATCACAGTTCAAAGGGTGGCCGGGATTGCAGAGGCGTTGAG ACATCCGGACCATGCCAAAACATTCATCGACATCACGGAAGAGGAGTACTCCCGGTACAGACAAACTGTCATGGGCACCGCATTCTCTAGTGGTTTGACCCTGAAAGag ACGATGCTCAGCCATCACGTGTGCAGGATCCTCAGCACACCTCCTGTCCACCGTTCTGACGAGGACATCAGGAAG GTGGTGAACGGTTTACGTTTCATCCGGGAATTCACTGCCTATCCTCCACACGTGCAGACACAGCTGGCCAGAATTGGCTGGTACTGCAA AGTGCAGCCAAACAGGATTATTATTCGCCAAGGACAACCACCCGATGCTTGCTACTTCATCCTTGGAGGGCAAG GAGCTGGCTCTGCTGTACAACAGTCGGCGGGCACGCACTGTGGCGTCGAGAACAACGGTCCACATGTTGTGGGTACTTGGCGAGGACTTCCTCGACATCTTCCGGGGCCCCAGGACAGTTCACAACACCATCCCAGACCATATCAAGTATCTGGG GAAGTTGACCTGATGAAAGGTTGGCCCATGTCTGAACTTTACGACAATCCTAGCTACTGTCGGACACTTTACTTCCG TAAACGACCGTCCAGTGTTCAAATCCTCTCATCTCCAGGAACGATACGGTTATCGTAA
- the LOC112560163 gene encoding uncharacterized protein LOC112560163, translating to MATNVYLEAVYDFQHFPLPHSSPSIPKMTLKKRNAGTRTAHREHHEEKEKSCVIADTRKGQAPLAKGCKGRHHSSKGGWDCRGVETMLSHHVCRILSTPPVHRSDEDIRHGTSSGRKLGP from the exons ATGGCTACTAATGTTTATCTCGAGGCTGTGTACGATTTCCAACACTTCCCGCTGCCGCACTCATCACCGAGTATTCCGAAGATGACCTTAAAAAAGAGAAACGCCGGCACCCGCACAGCACACCGTGAACACcacgaagaaaaagaaaaatcttgtgTCATTGCTGACACTCGAAAGG GTCAAGCGCCGCTGGCAAAAGGCTGTAAAGGTCGTCATCACAGTTCAAAGGGTGGCTGGGATTGCAGAGGCGTTGAG ACGATGCTCAGCCATCACGTGTGCAGGATTCTCAGCACACCTCCTGTCCACCGTTCTGACGAGGACATCAggcatgggacctcttcgggaagaaagttgggtccctag
- the LOC112559710 gene encoding uncharacterized protein LOC112559710 gives MIIRGTAIAEYKERDPSTAIGDSWMLDQTAMWVYTVMIDEVFWAKEEFKGMENITVITSVADNLCGTRFELDVPYIFCVFANNGTFTTGLCEPNMSWDHTEEGDKEFISSLIPRYCTRQKVKNARKTAP, from the exons atga TCATCCGAGGAACAGCCATTGCCGAGTACAAGGAGAGAGATCCTTCTACAGCTATTGGCGACTCATGGATGCTCGACCAGACTGCTATGTGGGTCTACACAGTAATGATAGACGAAGTCTTCTGG GCCAAAGAAGAATTCAAAGGAATGGAGAACATCACAGTCATCACATCTGTCGCCGACAATCTGTGTGGCACGCGGTTTGAGCTCGATGTCCCCTACATTTTCTGTG TCTTTGCTAACAACGGGACATTCACAACGGGATTGTGTGAGCCAAACATGTCGTGGGACCACACAGAAGAAGGAGACAAGGAATTCATCTCGAGCCTCATTCCACGTTACTGCACGCGACAGAAAGTTAAGAACGCGAGGAAGACGGCGCCATGA
- the LOC112560162 gene encoding uncharacterized protein LOC112560162 isoform X1 produces MTRVLFSVVVVLWASVTISDGCSCVPVVSLDRYCRKDMIIKGTALSEFKEGPTTTDLEDSFMLDQLSSWIYTIQVDQVFWAKQEFANLTTITVKTAVVSNLCGISFALDIPYVFFVYADNGIFRTGLCDQNTPWSRLDAEDKDYISTVIPDHCTATAADTQP; encoded by the exons ATGACTAGAGTGCTGTTCTCTGTGGTGGTCGTTCTGTGGGCCTCGGTGACCATCAGCGATGGCTGCAGCTGTGTCCCAGTGGTTTCTCTCGACAGGTATTGCCGGAAAGACATGA TAATTAAAGGAACAGCTCTGTCAGAATTCAAGGAAGGTCCGACAACAACAGATTTAGAAGACTCCTTTATGTTGGATCAGCTTTCTTCCTGGATTTACACCATACAAGTGGACCAAGTCTTCTGG GCCAAACAGGAATTCGCGAACTTGACAACAATAACAGTCAAGACAGCTGTTGTCAGCAATCTGTGTGGTATCAGCTTTGCACTCGATATTCCCTACGTCTTCTTTG TCTACGCCGACAATGGAATATTCAGGACCGGACTTTGCGATCAAAACACTCCGTGGAGCAGGTTGGATGCAGAAGACAAGGACTATATCTCGACTGTCATCCCAGACCATTGCACAGCCACTGCTGCTGACACACAGCCGTGA
- the LOC112560162 gene encoding uncharacterized protein LOC112560162 isoform X2, translated as MTRVLVSVVVVLWASVTISDGCSCISEVPLHMYCQKDMIIKGTALSEFKEGPTTTDLEDSFMLDQLSSWIYTIQVDQVFWAKQEFANLTTITVKTAVVSNLCGISFALDIPYVFFVYADNGIFRTGLCDQNTPWSRLDAEDKDYISTVIPDHCTATAADTQP; from the exons ATGACTAGAGTGCTGGTCTCTGTGGTGGTCGTTCTGTGGGCCTCGGTGACCATCAGCGATGGCTGCAGCTGTATCTCAGAGGTTCCTCTCCACATGTATTGCCAGAAAGACATGA TAATTAAAGGAACAGCTCTGTCAGAATTCAAGGAAGGTCCGACAACAACAGATTTAGAAGACTCCTTTATGTTGGATCAGCTTTCTTCCTGGATTTACACCATACAAGTGGACCAAGTCTTCTGG GCCAAACAGGAATTCGCGAACTTGACAACAATAACAGTCAAGACAGCTGTTGTCAGCAATCTGTGTGGTATCAGCTTTGCACTCGATATTCCCTACGTCTTCTTTG TCTACGCCGACAATGGAATATTCAGGACCGGACTTTGCGATCAAAACACTCCGTGGAGCAGGTTGGATGCAGAAGACAAGGACTATATCTCGACTGTCATCCCAGACCATTGCACAGCCACTGCTGCTGACACACAGCCGTGA
- the LOC112560162 gene encoding metalloproteinase inhibitor 3-like isoform X3, which translates to MTRVLVSVVVVLWASVTISDGCSCISEVPLHMYCQKDMIIKGTAVSEFKEGPTTDIADSFVLDQFSDWIYTIQVDQVFWAKQEFANLTTITVKTAVAESLCGIRFALDIPYVFFVYGYDGIFWTGLCDQNTPWDRLDAEDKDYISTVIPDHCTATAAGTQP; encoded by the exons ATGACTAGAGTGCTGGTCTCTGTGGTGGTCGTTCTGTGGGCCTCGGTGACCATCAGCGATGGCTGCAGCTGTATCTCAGAGGTTCCTCTCCACATGTATTGCCAGAAAGACATGA TAATTAAAGGAACAGCCGTGTCAGAATTCAAGGAAGGTCCGACAACAGATATAGCAGACTCCTTTGTGTTGGATCAGTTTTCTGACTGGATTTACACCATACAAGTGGACCAAGTCTTCTGG GCCAAACAGGAATTCGCGAACTTGACAACAATAACAGTCAAGACAGCTGTTGCCGAAAGTCTGTGCGGCATTCGCTTTGCACTCGATATTCCCTATGTCTTCTTTG TCTACGGCTACGATGGAATATTCTGGACCGGACTTTGCGATCAAAACACTCCGTGGGACAGGTTGGATGCAGAAGACAAGGACTATATCTCGACTGTCATCCCAGACCACTGCACAGCCACTGCTGCTGGCACACAGCCGTGA
- the LOC112560160 gene encoding cyclic nucleotide-binding domain-containing protein 2-like isoform X2: MTLKRETPAPAHHTVNTTKKKKNLVSLLTLERVKRRWQKAVQVVITVQRVAGIAEALRHPDHAKTFIDITEEEYSRYRQTVMGTAFSSGLTLKETMLSHHVCRILSTPPVHRSDEDIRKVVNGLRFIREFTAYPPHVQTQLARIGWYCKVQPNRIIIRQGQPPDACYFILGGQALVKKMKRDSTARVETILHQGACFGELALLYNSRRARTVASRTTVHMLWVLGEDFLDIFRGPRTVHNTIPDHIKYLGKLT, encoded by the exons ATGACCTTAAAAAGAGAAACGCCGGCACCCGCACATCACACCGTGAACACcacgaagaaaaagaaaaatcttgtgTCATTGCTGACACTCGAAAGG GTCAAGCGCCGCTGGCAAAAGGCTGTACAGGTCGTCATCACAGTTCAAAGGGTGGCCGGGATTGCAGAGGCGTTGAG ACATCCGGACCATGCCAAAACATTCATCGACATCACGGAAGAGGAGTACTCCCGGTACAGACAAACTGTCATGGGCACCGCATTCTCTAGTGGTTTGACCCTGAAAGag ACGATGCTCAGCCATCACGTGTGCAGGATCCTCAGCACACCTCCTGTCCACCGTTCTGACGAGGACATCAGGAAG GTGGTGAACGGTTTACGTTTCATCCGGGAATTCACTGCCTATCCTCCACACGTGCAGACACAGCTGGCCAGAATTGGCTGGTACTGCAA AGTGCAGCCAAACAGGATTATTATTCGCCAAGGACAACCACCCGATGCTTGCTACTTCATCCTTGGAGGGCAAG CCCTGGTCAAGAAGATGAAGCGGGACTCCACTGCTCGAGTGGAGACCATCCTGCACCAAGGAGCTTGCTTTGGG GAGCTGGCTCTGCTGTACAACAGTCGGCGGGCACGCACTGTGGCGTCGAGAACAACGGTCCACATGTTGTGGGTACTTGGCGAGGACTTCCTCGACATCTTCCGGGGCCCCAGGACAGTTCACAACACCATCCCAGACCATATCAAGTATCTGGG GAAGTTGACCTGA